The Malus domestica chromosome 13, GDT2T_hap1 genome includes a window with the following:
- the LOC139190689 gene encoding uncharacterized protein isoform X2 yields the protein MLCLFGFCEAISCLGFTRGRRRGEGKLSRSKERHCGGNVSSCAKRGILYRLQSTTSLHFCRKDSLNREEEHKRKAKAKATALQSQKEEGVNGKHLRKKYY from the exons ATGCTTTGCTTGTTTGGATTTTGTGAAGCAATTTCGTGTCTGGGTTTcacaagaggaagaagaagaggagaagggAAGCTGAGCAGAAGCAAGGAGAGGCATTGCGGCGGAAACGTCTCAAGCTGTGCAAAAAG GGGAATTCTATATCGACTACAAAGTACAACTTCATTACATTTTTGCCGAAAGGACTCTTTGAACAG agaagaggagcataaacggaaggctaaggctaaggctactgcattacag agccaaaaggaagaaggcgtaaatgggaagcatttgaggaagaagtattactag
- the LOC103430887 gene encoding F-box protein At3g07870-like: MLPSLFRSPIRNLTKRTSVCKAWRLSPLFLVYRVSGQASSTLLHKSIVDDVTNEVYSLHYDNRTFDEYSKVEFPISHMGKLSNSHLRVVGTCNGLIGLADDIFRYGYNFFLWNPAITKLLKLPMPGFTYRTHGGYNASIGFSFDAMTNDYKVVRIVTLLDDDEKLTVAEVYSLATGSWTNLGSLAQCQLRGAASQAFVNGV; encoded by the coding sequence ATGTTACCCTCCCTTTTTAGATCACCCATtagaaatttgacaaaaaggacATCAGTTTGCAAAGCATGGAGATTAAGCCCCCTCTTCCTAGTCTATAGGGTTTCTGGTCAAGCCAGCTCCACCCTCCTCCACAAATCCATCGTTGACGATGTAACGAACGAGGTTTACTCTCTGCATTATGATAATCGGACTTTCGACGAGTACTCCAAGGTAGAATTTCCAATTTCTCACATGGGAAAACTGTCCAATTCACATCTTCGCGTGGTCGGCACTTGCAACGGACTGATCGGTCTTGCGGATGATATCTTCAGATATGGTTACAACTTTTTCTTATGGAACCCAGCCATTACAAAGTTACTGAAACTTCCTATGCCTGGTTTTACATATAGGACGCATGGTGGGTACAATGCTAGTATTGGATTCAGTTTTGATGCTATGACCAATGACTATAAGGTTGTGAGAATTGTCACTCTTTTGGATGATGATGAGAAGTTAACTGTAGCTGAGGTATATTCACTAGCCACTGGCTCATGGACCAATCTTGGTTCTCTTGCTCAATGTCAACTACGTGGAGCTGCATCCCAGGCTTTTGTTAATGGGGTTTGA
- the LOC139190689 gene encoding protein ANTAGONIST OF LIKE HETEROCHROMATIN PROTEIN 1-like isoform X1 has protein sequence MDRRKLLLILLLEMSYLETIYICTILVVMMLRGKQRHVERPTLTNRSLIRREISLCYLNGIIGNTDTECVNELRMDRRTFGILCDLLRQDGRVKTDGLVSVEEQVCMTLQILAHHTKNRSVGGRFYRSGETISRYFNSVLQGILRLQGILLKVPQPVPIDSTDPRWRCFKNCLGALDGTHIDVHVPEIDKPRYRTRKGRVATNVLGVCSGDMQFIYVFPGWEGSASDSRVLHDAISRPNSFKVPAGCYYLVDGGYTNGEGFLAPYRGIPYHLSEWEGRTPSNKEEYFNMKHSKARNVIERCFGLLKGRWSILRSPSFYPIRTQGRIITACCLLHNLIRQEMSVDPMENLPIIEDGQNTEEGEYVGSVQTSDQWTAMRNDMAQEMYNEWRAIRNQQPN, from the exons atggatcgaaggaagcttttattgatcttattgttagagatgtcttatttggagacaatttatatttgtacgattcttgtggtgatgatgctacgtggcaaacagagacatgttgaacgacccacattgactaaccgttcacttattagacgagagattagtttgtgttatctgaatggtataatagggaatactgatactgaatgtgtcaacgaattgagaatggatagaaggacttttggcatattatgcgacttacttcgtcaagatgggagggtaaaaactgatggtttggtgtctgtagaggaacaggtgtgtatgactttacaaatattagcacatcatactaagaatcgtagtgttggcggtagattttataggtcgggagagactataagtaggtatttcaatagcgtattgcaaggaattttgcgattacaaggtatcctactaaaagtcccccagcctgtgcctattgattctacagatcctaggtggcgatgttttaag aattgcttgggagcattggatggaacacacattgatgtgcatgtacctgaaattgacaaaccaagataccgaacaagaaagggtcgagtcgcaactaatgtgttaggtgtgtgttcaggagatatgcagttcatatatgtgtttccggggtgggagggttccgcatcagactctagagtgctacatgatgcaattaGTAGGCCTAATAGTTTTAAGGTACCAGCGG gttgttattaccttgtagatggtggttatacaaatggtgaaggattccttgcaccctatagaggaataccttatcatttatctgaatgggagggacgaacaccttctaataaggaagaatattttaacatgaagcattctaaggcaaggaatgtaattgaacgctgttttggcctgctaaaaggaaggtggtcgatactaaggagtccatctttctatccgataaggacacaaggtcgaataattaccgcttgttgcctactacacaatcttattaggcaagagatgtctgtagatccaatggagaatttgccaataatagaagatggacaaaatacagaagaaggtgaatatgttggtagtgttcaaacatcggaccagtggactgcaatgaggaatgatatggctcaggaaatgtataatgagtggagagcaattaggaaccagcaaccgaactag
- the LOC103453647 gene encoding uncharacterized protein codes for MEKKVLVHYNHTDPCAFARWTTKESFQFMAARPWQQVIDFYSDVVTGRKPLSALLGNACLTRSNLCNRLESVPLSQDKGGRWARLTFKIVVSYHGGSFDGWQRQPGLNTVQSLVEKSLGKFVDERKAKQLRDKGLPLEAAAVVAGRTDKGVTALHQVCSFYTWNKDVKSQDITNAINSAVPGKLRVVSVTEVSRTFHPNFTAKWRRYVYIFPFNDEEDMEQSNQSGENAQNFKSTQNHHENENGCYQCSETNAGNLIINDNEDIGIEKKPWKFSVSRVNQLLQKLEGKLLSYKMFARDTKPSRNVGPPTECFVFHARAKESKLPCLEHERGSRVMCIELVANRFLRRMVRVLVATAIREAAAGADEDALLKLMDATCRRATAPPAPPDGLCLVDVGYEEFNPQDCLISKE; via the exons atggaGAAGAAGGTTTTGGTTCACTACAACCACACCGATCCCTGCGCATTTGCACGCTGGACTACCAA AGAAAGCTTCCAGTTCATGGCCGCCCGGCCATGGCAACAGGTCATCGATTTTTACTCCGACGTGGTCACGGGCCGGAAGCCCCTGTCCGCCTTGTTGGGCAATGCTTGTTTGACTAGGAGTAATTTATGCAATAGGTTGGAGAGTGTTCCGCTGTCTCAAGATAAGGGTGGGAGGTGGGCTCGACTGACATTCAAGATTGTTGTTTCGTACCATGGCGGTTCGTTTGATGGGTGGCAGAGGCAGCCGGGACTCAATACTGTTCAAAG TTTGGTGGAAAAATCTCTGGGGAAATTTGTTGATGAGAGGAAAGCCAAGCAGCTGAGAGATAAAGGTTTACCATTAGAAGCGGCTGCTGTTGTTGCTGGGCGCACTGACAAAGGAGTGACTGCCCTTCATCAAGTTTGTTCTTTTT ATACTTGGAATAAGGATGTTAAATCTCAAGATATTACAAATGCCATTAATAGTGCAGTACCAGGAAAACTCAGGGTTGTATCGGTTACGGAG GTATCACGGACCTTCCATCCAAATTTTACTGCCAAATGGAGAcgctatgtatatatatttccaTTTAATGATGAAGAGGACATGGAGCAAAGTAATCAGAGTGGAGAGAATGCTCAAAACTTTAAGAGTACACAAAATCATCATGAGAATGAAAATGGGTGTTATCAATGCAGTGAGACAAATGCTGGAAATTTAATTATCAATGATAATGAAGACATTGGAATCGAGAAGAAACCTTGGAAATTCAGCGTAAGCAGGGTGAACCAACTTTTACAGAAACTAGAAGGAAAGTTATTATCATATAAGATGTTTGCACGTGATACCAAACCATCCAGAAATGT gGGTCCTCCAACAGAGTGTTTTGTCTTCCATGCTCGAGCTAAAGAATCCAAATTACCATGTTTA GAGCATGAAAGAGGAAGCAGGGTGATGTGTATTGAACTGGTTGCTAATCGATTCTTACGGAGG ATGGTTCGGGTTCTTGTGGCAACTGCAATAAGGGAAGCAGCTGCAGGTGCAGATGAGGATGCATTGCTAAAGCTGATGGATGCTACATGCAGACGCGCCACTGCTCCACCGGCACCCCCTGATGGTTTATGTCTTGTTGATGTGGGTTATGAAGAATTTAATCCTCAAGATTGCCTTATCTCGAAGGAGTGA
- the LOC139190689 gene encoding uncharacterized protein isoform X4: MLCLFGFCEAISCLGFTRGRRRGEGKLSRSKERHCGGNVSSCAKRGILYRLQSTTSLHFCRKDSLNREEEHKRKAKAKATALQVWITKIF, encoded by the exons ATGCTTTGCTTGTTTGGATTTTGTGAAGCAATTTCGTGTCTGGGTTTcacaagaggaagaagaagaggagaagggAAGCTGAGCAGAAGCAAGGAGAGGCATTGCGGCGGAAACGTCTCAAGCTGTGCAAAAAG GGGAATTCTATATCGACTACAAAGTACAACTTCATTACATTTTTGCCGAAAGGACTCTTTGAACAG agaagaggagcataaacggaaggctaaggctaaggctactgcattacag gtatggataacgaaaattttttga
- the LOC139190689 gene encoding uncharacterized protein isoform X3, which translates to MLCLFGFCEAISCLGFTRGRRRGEGKLSRSKERHCGGNVSSCAKRGILYRLQSTTSLHFCRKDSLNREEEHKRKAKAKATALQIWIEGSFY; encoded by the exons ATGCTTTGCTTGTTTGGATTTTGTGAAGCAATTTCGTGTCTGGGTTTcacaagaggaagaagaagaggagaagggAAGCTGAGCAGAAGCAAGGAGAGGCATTGCGGCGGAAACGTCTCAAGCTGTGCAAAAAG GGGAATTCTATATCGACTACAAAGTACAACTTCATTACATTTTTGCCGAAAGGACTCTTTGAACAG agaagaggagcataaacggaaggctaaggctaaggctactgcattacag atatggatcgaaggaagcttttattga